The DNA segment ACGAACCTCCACCGAAAGCAGGATGAAATCCTGCTCCCCACCCCGCCGTGCGATGATGCCCAGTTCAACAGTGCCCACCTGTCCCGCCTGGAATGCCCCGCTGAACTGCCCGGTGGCAGCATCAAACGAAACACCCCCGGGAAACCCGGTCTGGCCCGCCCAGTAGGTCTCCCAGGTGATGCCGGCCCCGGTGCCCGTCGCCTGATAGGTGAACGGCTGCCCGACGGTGGCTGTCACCCGTTCGACGCTGGTGATGAACAATGGCGCATCCACCGCCGCGGGACTGATGGTGAAAGTGACGGCAAGCGGATCGCCCGCCCCTGTATTGTTGCGTGCCGTGAAGATGACATTGAACGTCCCCGGCACCTTCGGTTTCCCCATGACCAATCCCGTCACCAGATCCAGGGTCAATCCCGCCGGCAGTCCAGACACTTCCAGGACACCGGATGATTTCGACACCGCGAAGAAGATGTCCTGCCCTACGGTGCCCTCCGCCTGGGTTTCACCGAACAGCATCGGCACCGTTGGAACATAGTCATCATCATCGATGGCCAACATCACCTCCGTCGTGCCGTCAGCCACCGCGCCGGTGAAATTCCCGAGCAGAACCTTCACCGTCTTGGCAGGGTCCTGCGCGTAGTCGTTCAGCACGGGAAGACGCACCGTTTTTTCCCCGGCCTCACCCGCGGCCCAACTGACCACCGTCGTCACTCCCGCTTTGAAATCCTGCCCCTCCACCGCTGTGCCTCCTGCCGCCAGAGTCGCACGGACGCTGGCAGCACCGGTGGTACCCAATGTCCGCCTCACCTTGAATTCCACGTAGCCCAGCGCCTCGGATCCCTGTCCGTAGGGCGGGACCTCCACCCGGATGCGTCCCGTGTTCGGCTGGTTCCTCAAAACAAAGAATCCCACCCCCCGCTGATCGTGATAACTGCAGAGCAGATCGAGGTTCGAGTTGATGGAGATGGCGGACGGTTGGTAACCTTCATGGTCATAACCCGCGTCCGAGGCATCGAAAGGCGCATACAACTTGTAGGACGGCGCCATCTCATCCCGAACCCGTGTGATCCCGTAGTCAGCCACCGTGCTGCTTCGCCGCGCCAGCGCCAGAACTCCATCCTCATCCAACCCGAGCAGATGGCCGTTCCGCGACATGGTCACACGGCTGGCAGGCAGGTAAGGACCACTCTGAAGGAAGCGGAAACCAGAGACCGTCCGCAGCTCGTTGAATCTGTTCGCCCAGACCACCGTGGCGTGGTGGGTTCCATCAACATAGTTGCTCATCGCCCGGTAGGGTCCGTGCGCAAGAGGCGGACCTCCCAAAGCCTGTGCATACGGATAGTCCGGAGTCGGCTGATAGATCCCTGCCAGAGCGGGAATCCTGGTCTGACTGGCGGAGCTGAAAGTCGCGGACGAAACCGGCGCGTCATAGTAGAACATCAGCTCCGGGGGATTGAGATCCGCAACCCCGCCGATCAGATAACCGTCACGGTCCAGCGCCTGGGGAGAACCCAGCGTACGGGCGAAATCCAGATCAAACCAACGCCCGGAATTCGCCGTCGCTGTACCCTTCCACATCACCGGCGGTGCATAGAAAAACGGCCAATCGGACGTGTAGCCCAGCACCGTCCCATCGTCGGAGATATCCGTCACTCCTGCCGAGAATTCCTCGTTCCGGCCCGTCTCCCCGTTGTAGTCGGCGAAGACATATCCGCCCAGCGTGGAGGCGGAAATCACCGGTTGCGCGAGCGTTTCCAGATCCGCGTCCACTTTGTACCGGACGATCCGATGAATGTTCCTCGACCCTCCACCCCAGGCCAGGATCGACTGGCGGGCGGGTGCCGCCAGGTAAAACGTCCCGCCCTCCACATTGCTGATCCGCACGATCCCGGTTGAGTTCCCCTCCGCTGGTGAAAGCGTTGCCGTCACCCCGCCCTGCGCAGGTGTGATCTTCCGCATCACGCCGTCCTTGAACACGAAAATTCCCCGCGCTTCCTCCACTCCCGAAGATTGAGCCGTATAACGCACCCACGTTCCGGCGACGATCCCGGAATCATTGAAGTCATGGATCTGGTATGTCTCCGTTGCCAACGCGGGCATGAAGGAAGAGGACACCACATAGTTGGGCGGCGTCTGGGCCTCGGCGACCCCGGTGGTTGCTAACAGACTAACCACTGCGGAAATCATCCGATGAGTTTTCATGGCGGGAGGAGCTAAGATGTTGGAAACACCTGAATGGTGAGATATACCAACGACCCCGTCGAGCATTTTGCAATACCTCCGCCGAAATGCGTATGGATACTACTCACCCCGGTTTTACATCACACCATCCCGCCGACCACTTCACCCGCAGCCCCACCTGATAAAGGTCGGTCAGATTTCCGGAGGTGAGCACGGATTTCTTGTCTCCGTCCGCGAAGACTCCGCCGTCCTTCAGCAGCACCGCCCGGTTGATCCCCGGCGGGATCTCGCCGGGATGATGGGTCACCAGCAGCAGCGTCTTACCCGCCTCCAGCAGCTTGCAGAGCGTCGCCGTCAGTTGCATCGCCGCGGCGAAATCGAGGGCCGTGGACGGCTCATCCAGCACCAGCACCTCCGGCTGGTGCACCAGCGAACGGGCGATGAGGAACCTGCGCCGCTCACCGGAGGACAACGCGCCGAACTCCCGCTTCGCCAGCGCGGTGATGCCCATCAGCTCCATCGCCTCCGCCGCGCGTTCCTTCTCCGTCTTTGAGAATTTCATCCAGCGCGTCTTTCCATACGCACCACGCAGGGAAGAAAGCACGGCGTCCTCCGCAATCTCCTCCGGATGAAAGCGCGCGACCTCTTCCGGCATCACCACCCCGATCTTGTGCCGCAGATCCTCCAGCGACCACAGATCCTCTCCGAACAGGCGACAGATCGCACCGCTACCCCACTCCGGCCGCAGCTCTCCGGTCAGCACTTTCAGCAGCGTGCTCTTGCCCGCTCCGTTCGGTCCCAGGATGGCCACGCTCTCCCCCTCCCTCAGCACCAGGGAGAAATCTTTCAGCGCCCGAGTTTCCCCACGCCAGACCGTCGCGTCCTGAATCTCAAGTATGGGATTGTCCACAAGCCGATCCCGCGCCATCAAACGTGCGTTGGCAAGCAGGCATGCACTTTCTTTGCTTGCCCTTACGAGATTGCACGCAATAATTCAACCCAACCTGACATGGTAACGATCTATGACATCGCTGAAAAGGCCGGAGTTTCCGGCTCCACGGTTTCCCGCGCGCTCAATGGCTCGCGGCTCGTGAGCGATGAAGTGCGGGAACGTATCCAACACATCGCCAAAGACCTTGGTTTCGAGAAACGAAACGTGCGCCGCCACCGCCAGCGCACCATCCTCAACATCCGCCTGGTCCTGCCGCACCACGATTCCCCGGAGCGCGGATTGTTCTATGATCTGACACAGCTCATCGACGGCCTGCGCAAGGGCTTCGCGCCAACGGCGATCAACATTCTGAGCGACCTGGGAGGACCGTCTTTCGTTCCCTTCCCGCACAAGAAGGGCGGGGACACGGATGCCTTCGTCTTCGCCTTCCACCTGCCTTCGCCGGAGGTGCTGCAGGCTCTGATAGGGCGGAACATCCCATTTGTCATCCTCAACCGGGCAACGCCCGGTCTGCCGTGCATTTCCTCCGACCACGGCGGCGGGATGGCGGAGCTGGTGGAGCACTTGGGGAAAGCCCCCATCAAGCCGTGCCTGATCACCATCGACGGGCTCAACGAAGTCTTCGTGGAACGCCGCGAGGGCTTGGCCACCACGCTGGCGGCAAAGGGCATCCCGTTTTCTGATGCGGACATCCACCATTTCAAGAACACCGCCGCGCTGACCGGGGAGGGACTGGCCCCCATCGCGGAGAAATATGACACGCTTTTCTGCATCAACGACATCGTCGGCTCCGTGGTACTCTCCGAGCTGGCCCGGATGGGCATCCCGGTGCCGGAGCGTTGCCAGGTGACCGGCTTCGATGATTCCCCGCTGCGCCGCATCACCCGGCCGCTGCTGACCACCGTGGCCATGCCCGTCTTCGAGTTCGGCCGCCGTGCCGGACAGCGGCTTGCGGCGGAGGTCATAGAGGGTGCCGTGAATGTCCCTCTGGAGCGCCTCCACGGCTCCCTGCTCATCGGGGAATCCACCCGCCGTTGAAGCCCGGCTTTCCATCAAACCCATGACATCCGACCAACTCGCCATCCACACGTTCACCACCAAGCCGTGGTCGATCGACGAGTGCATTGAGAACTACGCCCGCCACGGCTTCGGCGGCATCTCCATCTGGCGGGAAACCGTCGAAGGTGAGGACCTCGCCCGCGTTTCCCGCAGGCTGAAGGACAGCGGCCTGAAACCCGTCTCCTACGTCCGTGGCGGCTTCTTCACCGGCACCACCGCGGAAGCCCGCCGTCAGGCCATCGACAACAACCTCCGGATCATCCGGGACTCGGAGACGCTCGGGTTGCCGATGATCGTGCTGGTCTGCGGTGCCACCCCCGGCCAGTCCCCGCGTGAGAACCTTTCACAGATCCAGGACAGCATCGCCGCCATCCTCCCCGCTGCGGAGAATGCGGGTATCCGGCTGGCCATCGAGCCGCTGCACCCCATGTATGCCGGTGACCGCTGCGCCGTCGCCACCATGGCGGATGCCAACGACCTGTGCGAGGCGCTCAACCATCCGCTCCTCGGCGTGGCGGCGGACGTCTATCACATCTGGTGGGACTCGAAGCTGGAGCAGGAAATCACCCGTTGTGCCGCCGCGGACCGTCTCTTCGCTTTCCACGTCTGCGACTTCAAGGCGGACCTGGAGCACCCGCTGCTCGACCGCGAGCTGCCCGGCCAGGGCCTCGGCACCTGCGCCCGCGTCAACGATCTGGTGAAAGCCGCGGGCTTCTCCGGCATGACCGAGGTCGAAATTTTCTCCCGCAGATACTGGACCGAGAACCAGCACCAGTTCCTCGAAAAAATCAAAGCCGCCTGCGCCCCACTCCGATAAGCAATCTTCAATCATCCATACCTCAAACCATGAAACCCATCGGCATCATCCTCAACGGCGTCACCGGACGCATGGGCACCAACCAGCACCTCGTGCGTTCCATCCTGGCCATCCGCCAGCAGGGCGGACTCCGCATCGGGGATGAAACCTACATGCCCGAGCCGATCCTCACCGGCCGCAATGAATACAAGCTGGCCGAGCTGGCGAAGAAACACGGCGTGGAGAAATACACCACCGACCTGGACTCCGTGCTGGCGGATCCTTTCTACCAGATTTTCTTCGATGCCTCCGGCACCCCTTACCGCATCGGCTTCCTTGAGAAAGCCATCGCCGCGGGCAAGCACATCTACTGTGAGAAGCCCACGTCGGATTCCGCATCGGAAGCGTTCCGCATCGCTGAAGTCGCGGAGAAGGCAGGCGTGAAGAACGGCACCGTGCAGGACAAGCTGTGGCTGCCGGGCCTCCGCAAGTTCCAACTGCTGAAGGAGCAGGGCTTCTTCGGCGAGATCCTCTCCGTCCGCGGGGAGTTCGGCTACTGGGTCTTCACCGGCGACTACGAGGGCCAGCCGATCCAGCGCCCCAGCTGGAACTACCGCTCCGAAGATGGCGGCGGCATGATCGTGGACATGCACTGCCACTGGCGCTACGTCATCGACAATCTTTTCGGCAACGTGACCCGCGTCTTCTGCAAGGCGGCGACCCACATCCCGCAACGCTTCGACGAACAAGGCAAGCCGTTCAAGTGCACCGCCGACGACTCCGCCTACGCGATCTTCGAGACGGACACCGGCATCACCTGCCAGTTCAACTCCTCCTGGAACGTCCGCGTCCGCCGCGACGACCTCCTCACCATGCAGGTGGACGGCACCAAGGGATCCGCCATCGTCGGCCTGCGCAAGTGCTGGGCGCAGCATGAGAGCGTCACCCCGCGCCCGGTGTGGAATCCGGACATCGACAGCCCCATCAACTACTACGACCGCTGGACGGAAGTGCCGGACCAGATGAACTTTGAGAACGCCTTCAAGATCCAGTGGGAGCTGTTCCTCAAGCACGTCGTCGCGGACGAGCCGTTCCGCTGGACGCTGCGTGAAGGCGCCAAAGGCGTCGAGCTGGCCGAGCTGAGCTGGAAGTCCCACGAGGAAGGCCGCTGGATCGACGTTCCGGTGCGCTGAGACCAGCCCCCGTAAGCCCGCCCGGTGCATCGACACGCCGGGCGGTTTGTTGCCCGCAATATTACCCGCTTGTCGCACGTAAAAACCCACCCACACTTTCCCGCAACCCATGCTCCGTTACATTTCCGCCGCTGCATTGATCCCGACCCTCGCCTTCGCGCAGAGCGGGGATAAGAAAGACCATGCCAACATGGACCCGGTGGTCCCGGCGGAACTCATCCCTCCGGCCCCCGTCCTGCCCGTTGACCAGGCATGGAAGCTGTTCAAGACCGCTCCCGGGTTCGTGATCGAGGCATTCGCCGCGGAACCCACCGTCGATAAGCCGGTCGCGCTGGACTACGATGCCGCCGGACGCCTGTGGATCTGCGAAATGCAGGGCTACATGCCGGATATCGACGGCAAGGGTGAGGACATCCCACAGGGACGCATCGTCGTCGTCGAGGACACCGACCAGGATGGCAAGGCGGACAAGCGCACCGTCTTCCTCGACAAGCTGAACCTGCCGCGTGCGGTGGCGGTGTTCCCGGATGGCATCCTTTTCACCGACAACGAAAACCTCCTGTGGATCAAACGGGATGGCCTCAAGCCGGTGGGGAAAGCCGAAGTCGCCGCGCCTGATTTCATCGAGGCGGGCAACGTGGAGCACAAGAGCAACGGCCTGATCCACGGCCTGGACAACTGGCTCTACAACGCGAAGTCGGGCAAGCGTGTCCGCCGCATCAATGGCAAGTGGATGGTTGAGAACACCATCTTCCGCGGCCAGTGGGGCATCGCGAAGGACAACTACGGCCGCCTTTTCCACAACCACAACTCCGCCTTCCTCTTCGGCGACAACGTCGCTCCCAACCTGCTCCAGGGGAATCCCGGCGTCACCACCAAGATCGGCGAGTTCAGTGCCGTCGGCCCGAACGCGACCTGGCCGATCCGTGTGACCCCCGGCGTCAACCGCGCCTACATCTCCAAGAAGAACGGCTACGGCTCCGACACTCTGAATCCTGAGACGCACAAGCTCATCAACTGCACCGCCGCGGCGGGTATGACCGTCTACCGCGGCAGCAACTTCCCGAAGGAATGGGCGAACCGCGCGCTGGTCACCGAGTCCTGCGTCCAGCTTGTGAAAGCCATCGAAATCAAGGACGATGGCAGTGGCAAGCTGACCGGCAGCCATCCCTACGGAAAGGAAGAGTGGCTGGCCTCCACCGACGAGCGCTTCCGCCCGGTGAGCATCTACAACGCGCCGGATGGCAGCGTGATCATCGTGGACATGTATCACGGCATCATCCAGCACAAGACCTTCGTCACCTCCTACCTGCGCGAGCAATACGTGAGCCGCGGACTGGACGGCCCGGCCCATGGCCAAGGCCGCCTCTACCGCGTGTGGTCGAAGGACGGCAAGCTGGAAGCCTACGAAGACCTCTCCAAGAAGACCGGTCCCGAACTGGTCGCCCTGCTGGGCCATGCGAACGGCTGGCACCGAGATACCGCACAGCGCGTGCTGGTGGACCGCGCCGATGCTTCCGTCGCCTCTCAACTGGTGGCGGTCGTCGCGAAGAATGACAACCCGCTGGCCCGCATCCACGCGCTGTGGACGTTGGAAGGTCTGGGCAAACTCGATGCCGCCGTGATCGAGCCGCTGCTTTCCGCGAAGGATCCGAAGATCGTCATTTCCGGACTGTGGGCCGCCTCCAAGCTGCCGGAAGCGGAGCTTGCGAAGCTCTCCCCCATCCTCCTGAAACTGGAGCCTGCCACCGAGGAGATGAAGCCCTACATCGCGCGGGTTCTCGGGCCGCTGGCCACCCCCGCCGCGTGGGAAAAGCTCACCGACCTGATCGTGAAGTCACAGAAGAACCCGCTGGTGCTCGGCGCCGCGTTCTCCGGACTCGACCACCACGAACTCAAGTTCAAGGCGGCCGCTGGCGACAAGATCAAGCACAAGGATTTCCTCGGCTGGCTGGACAAGGGTGCCTCCAACGCCCCTGCGAAGAAGACCGCCGGCGAGCTGCTGACCGGTCCTGACAGGGAAGCATTCGTCCGCGGCAAGAAGCTCTACAACGGCGAGGCCGCCTGCTTCGGCTGCCACGGTCTGGCCGGTGAAGGCGTGCCCAACCTCGGCCCGCCCCTTGATGGTTCCGAGTGGGTCACCGGGGATGTCAGTATCTTCGGCAAGATCCTGCTCCACGGCCTGACCGGCCCCATCAAGGTACATGGTAAGGTCTATGTCTCCCCTGCGGACATGCCCGGACTGTTCCAGAACCCCGCCATGACCGACGCCGCGCTCGCGGACATCGCCACCTATGTGCGCAACGAATGGTCGAACGCCGCCGCCCCGGTGAAGGCGGAGGAGTTCGCGAAGATCCGCGAAGCGACCAAGGACCGCAACGGCAAGCCCTACACCGAGGCAGAGCTGAGGAAGTAAGTCGCCATCTTCCCATCGGTTCCCGCGCTGCCATGAAATCCGCTTTCATGGCAGTTCGGACACTTCTGTATTCCGGCGAAAACACTTGGCTGCCAGCGCTTTCCTGAGATCCAGCCGCATGCCATTTCGCGCCGGATTCGTCCTGCTTTGGGTATGCCTTTTCCAAGGCATGCTGCATGCCCGGTGGCTCGGCATGGACCAGCTCGGGATCGACGTGTTCCTCTACGAGAGTGATTCCAACCAGATCACCCGCTACGACATCTCCGCAGGAGCGTCCAAGCCGCGCGTGGAGTTGCCGGACGGACGACCGCAGATGACGGCGGCCTGCGCGGATGAAGGCGGCCTGCTCGTCGCCTTTGGTTCCTCCGTCTACCGCTATGATCCCGAAGGAGGGAACGAGAGTCTGATTTTCCAAGGATCTTCCACCGTGGAGCATATCCTCACCGATGGAAATCTGGTCTTCATCAGCGAGTGGAGATACAACGGGATCTTCCTCATCTGTCTGGACCGGAACACCCTCGCCACGCTTGGCACCTGGCAGAACACCAGCGGCACCTTCACCGCACCGGCCATCTCCAGGTCCACGAACGGCCTGATCTTCACCCGCTACAGCTCCAGCTACCACACCGTGCTGACCTACGGCGACGACGGCACGTTCACCGAACCGGGCCTGCCATCCAACACCAGCGCCCGCAGTCCCGGGACGTGGCTGTGGCCGGACGGCAGCCGCTACATGGACACCACCGGCACCGTCCGAGGCACCAGCCATCCCTACCCCATGGACGGGAGCATCAACCGGACGATCTCCCGTGCCGCCATCA comes from the Luteolibacter sp. SL250 genome and includes:
- a CDS encoding Gfo/Idh/MocA family oxidoreductase — its product is MKPIGIILNGVTGRMGTNQHLVRSILAIRQQGGLRIGDETYMPEPILTGRNEYKLAELAKKHGVEKYTTDLDSVLADPFYQIFFDASGTPYRIGFLEKAIAAGKHIYCEKPTSDSASEAFRIAEVAEKAGVKNGTVQDKLWLPGLRKFQLLKEQGFFGEILSVRGEFGYWVFTGDYEGQPIQRPSWNYRSEDGGGMIVDMHCHWRYVIDNLFGNVTRVFCKAATHIPQRFDEQGKPFKCTADDSAYAIFETDTGITCQFNSSWNVRVRRDDLLTMQVDGTKGSAIVGLRKCWAQHESVTPRPVWNPDIDSPINYYDRWTEVPDQMNFENAFKIQWELFLKHVVADEPFRWTLREGAKGVELAELSWKSHEEGRWIDVPVR
- a CDS encoding ATP-binding cassette domain-containing protein; translated protein: MDNPILEIQDATVWRGETRALKDFSLVLREGESVAILGPNGAGKSTLLKVLTGELRPEWGSGAICRLFGEDLWSLEDLRHKIGVVMPEEVARFHPEEIAEDAVLSSLRGAYGKTRWMKFSKTEKERAAEAMELMGITALAKREFGALSSGERRRFLIARSLVHQPEVLVLDEPSTALDFAAAMQLTATLCKLLEAGKTLLLVTHHPGEIPPGINRAVLLKDGGVFADGDKKSVLTSGNLTDLYQVGLRVKWSAGWCDVKPG
- a CDS encoding sugar phosphate isomerase/epimerase family protein, whose protein sequence is MTSDQLAIHTFTTKPWSIDECIENYARHGFGGISIWRETVEGEDLARVSRRLKDSGLKPVSYVRGGFFTGTTAEARRQAIDNNLRIIRDSETLGLPMIVLVCGATPGQSPRENLSQIQDSIAAILPAAENAGIRLAIEPLHPMYAGDRCAVATMADANDLCEALNHPLLGVAADVYHIWWDSKLEQEITRCAAADRLFAFHVCDFKADLEHPLLDRELPGQGLGTCARVNDLVKAAGFSGMTEVEIFSRRYWTENQHQFLEKIKAACAPLR
- a CDS encoding putative Ig domain-containing protein — its product is MKTHRMISAVVSLLATTGVAEAQTPPNYVVSSSFMPALATETYQIHDFNDSGIVAGTWVRYTAQSSGVEEARGIFVFKDGVMRKITPAQGGVTATLSPAEGNSTGIVRISNVEGGTFYLAAPARQSILAWGGGSRNIHRIVRYKVDADLETLAQPVISASTLGGYVFADYNGETGRNEEFSAGVTDISDDGTVLGYTSDWPFFYAPPVMWKGTATANSGRWFDLDFARTLGSPQALDRDGYLIGGVADLNPPELMFYYDAPVSSATFSSASQTRIPALAGIYQPTPDYPYAQALGGPPLAHGPYRAMSNYVDGTHHATVVWANRFNELRTVSGFRFLQSGPYLPASRVTMSRNGHLLGLDEDGVLALARRSSTVADYGITRVRDEMAPSYKLYAPFDASDAGYDHEGYQPSAISINSNLDLLCSYHDQRGVGFFVLRNQPNTGRIRVEVPPYGQGSEALGYVEFKVRRTLGTTGAASVRATLAAGGTAVEGQDFKAGVTTVVSWAAGEAGEKTVRLPVLNDYAQDPAKTVKVLLGNFTGAVADGTTEVMLAIDDDDYVPTVPMLFGETQAEGTVGQDIFFAVSKSSGVLEVSGLPAGLTLDLVTGLVMGKPKVPGTFNVIFTARNNTGAGDPLAVTFTISPAAVDAPLFITSVERVTATVGQPFTYQATGTGAGITWETYWAGQTGFPGGVSFDAATGQFSGAFQAGQVGTVELGIIARRGGEQDFILLSVEVRPASGTFTATQRWLVDNGRPYEGAAGGHLEDPDGNGYGNLLEFAFGLTPGQKPLPKVPSSPLYDGSPEPGVPVSFFDSSTSPRIEVAVYRSKEAVARGISYVVEFSSNLSQWDAGLDYTVANTGPAGDIITVSDPNPGPLVGDKRFYRVKVIQP
- a CDS encoding c-type cytochrome, with protein sequence MLRYISAAALIPTLAFAQSGDKKDHANMDPVVPAELIPPAPVLPVDQAWKLFKTAPGFVIEAFAAEPTVDKPVALDYDAAGRLWICEMQGYMPDIDGKGEDIPQGRIVVVEDTDQDGKADKRTVFLDKLNLPRAVAVFPDGILFTDNENLLWIKRDGLKPVGKAEVAAPDFIEAGNVEHKSNGLIHGLDNWLYNAKSGKRVRRINGKWMVENTIFRGQWGIAKDNYGRLFHNHNSAFLFGDNVAPNLLQGNPGVTTKIGEFSAVGPNATWPIRVTPGVNRAYISKKNGYGSDTLNPETHKLINCTAAAGMTVYRGSNFPKEWANRALVTESCVQLVKAIEIKDDGSGKLTGSHPYGKEEWLASTDERFRPVSIYNAPDGSVIIVDMYHGIIQHKTFVTSYLREQYVSRGLDGPAHGQGRLYRVWSKDGKLEAYEDLSKKTGPELVALLGHANGWHRDTAQRVLVDRADASVASQLVAVVAKNDNPLARIHALWTLEGLGKLDAAVIEPLLSAKDPKIVISGLWAASKLPEAELAKLSPILLKLEPATEEMKPYIARVLGPLATPAAWEKLTDLIVKSQKNPLVLGAAFSGLDHHELKFKAAAGDKIKHKDFLGWLDKGASNAPAKKTAGELLTGPDREAFVRGKKLYNGEAACFGCHGLAGEGVPNLGPPLDGSEWVTGDVSIFGKILLHGLTGPIKVHGKVYVSPADMPGLFQNPAMTDAALADIATYVRNEWSNAAAPVKAEEFAKIREATKDRNGKPYTEAELRK
- a CDS encoding LacI family DNA-binding transcriptional regulator, which encodes MVTIYDIAEKAGVSGSTVSRALNGSRLVSDEVRERIQHIAKDLGFEKRNVRRHRQRTILNIRLVLPHHDSPERGLFYDLTQLIDGLRKGFAPTAINILSDLGGPSFVPFPHKKGGDTDAFVFAFHLPSPEVLQALIGRNIPFVILNRATPGLPCISSDHGGGMAELVEHLGKAPIKPCLITIDGLNEVFVERREGLATTLAAKGIPFSDADIHHFKNTAALTGEGLAPIAEKYDTLFCINDIVGSVVLSELARMGIPVPERCQVTGFDDSPLRRITRPLLTTVAMPVFEFGRRAGQRLAAEVIEGAVNVPLERLHGSLLIGESTRR